The Achromobacter deleyi genome has a window encoding:
- a CDS encoding isochorismatase family protein translates to MLLSASDSTLLIVDMQGRLMPVIHDGEAVLNAAHKLAQAARLLDVPVVATEHHSKMLGVTVDPLRELVQGTFQKMHFSSAREPGFDGWLPAARRTILVAGCEAHICVLQTVIGLVDLGYKAVLVSDAAGSRKPSDHHAALRRARAHGAEIVTSEMAIFEWMETCEHPRFREVLRLVK, encoded by the coding sequence ATGCTGCTGTCCGCCTCCGATTCCACCCTGCTGATCGTCGATATGCAGGGCCGCCTCATGCCCGTCATCCATGATGGCGAAGCGGTGCTCAATGCCGCGCACAAGCTCGCGCAGGCCGCGCGCTTGCTGGATGTGCCGGTGGTCGCCACCGAGCATCACAGCAAGATGCTGGGCGTGACGGTCGATCCGCTGCGTGAACTGGTGCAGGGAACGTTCCAGAAGATGCATTTCTCTTCCGCGCGCGAGCCCGGCTTCGACGGCTGGCTGCCGGCCGCGCGCAGGACGATACTGGTGGCGGGCTGCGAGGCGCATATCTGCGTATTGCAGACCGTGATCGGCCTGGTCGACCTGGGCTACAAGGCCGTGCTCGTGTCCGATGCGGCGGGATCGCGCAAGCCTTCCGATCACCATGCCGCCTTGCGCCGCGCGCGTGCGCATGGCGCGGAAATCGTCACGTCCGAGATGGCGATTTTCGAATGGATGGAGACTTGCGAGCACCCGCGCTTTCGCGAGGTGTTACGTCTGGTCAAATAG
- a CDS encoding glycine zipper 2TM domain-containing protein translates to MKIASLSKICAALAITATMAGCSSWDGMSHRQKSTVGGAALGGVAGAVITNGGILGTVGGAAIGGVIGDQVGKR, encoded by the coding sequence ATGAAAATCGCATCGCTTTCCAAAATCTGTGCTGCCCTGGCTATTACCGCAACCATGGCTGGCTGCTCTTCGTGGGATGGCATGAGCCATCGTCAAAAGAGCACCGTGGGCGGAGCCGCGCTGGGCGGCGTGGCAGGCGCCGTCATCACCAACGGCGGCATCCTGGGCACAGTGGGGGGAGCGGCAATCGGCGGCGTGATCGGCGATCAGGTCGGCAAGCGCTAA
- the ettA gene encoding energy-dependent translational throttle protein EttA, producing the protein MAQYVYTMNRVGKIVPPKRQILRDISLSFFPGAKIGVLGLNGSGKSTLLKIMAGVDREIEGEAIPMPGLNIGYLPQEPQLNPEHTVRQSVEEGLGAVVTAKKRLDEVYAAYAEPDADFDALAAEQADLEAIIAAAASSGSDDIEHQMEIAADALRLPPWDAIVGNLSGGEKRRVALCRLLLSKPDMLLLDEPTNHLDAESVEWLEQFLHKFPGTVVGVTHDRYFLDNAAEWILELDRGYGIPWKGNYSSWLEQKEDRLKQEESSESARQKTIKKELEWVRQNPKGRQAKAKARLARFEELSSYEYQKRNETQEIFIPVGERLGNEVIEFNNVSKAYGDRLLIDNLSFKVPPGAIVGIIGANGAGKSTLFRMIAGREQPDSGEVNIGQTVKLAYVDQSRDALEDKKTVFDAVADGADILTVGKFEMSSRAYLGRFNFKGGDQNKVVGQLSGGERGRLHMAKTLIAGGNVLLLDEPSNDLDVETLRALEDALLEFPGSVMVISHDRWFLDRIATHILAFEGDSQVVFFDGNYQEYEADKKRRLGEEGAKPKRLRYKALK; encoded by the coding sequence ATGGCCCAATACGTCTACACCATGAACCGCGTCGGCAAGATCGTGCCGCCCAAGCGGCAGATCCTGCGCGATATCTCGCTTTCGTTTTTTCCTGGCGCCAAGATCGGCGTGCTGGGCCTGAACGGCTCGGGCAAGTCGACGCTGCTGAAGATCATGGCGGGCGTCGACCGCGAGATCGAAGGCGAAGCCATTCCGATGCCGGGCCTGAACATCGGCTACCTGCCGCAGGAGCCGCAGCTCAATCCCGAGCACACGGTCCGCCAGTCGGTCGAAGAAGGCCTGGGCGCGGTGGTCACCGCCAAGAAGCGCCTGGACGAGGTCTACGCCGCCTACGCCGAGCCGGACGCCGATTTCGATGCGCTGGCCGCCGAGCAGGCTGACCTGGAAGCCATCATCGCCGCAGCCGCCTCCAGCGGCTCGGACGATATCGAACACCAGATGGAAATCGCGGCCGACGCCCTGCGCCTGCCGCCCTGGGATGCCATCGTCGGCAACCTGTCCGGCGGTGAAAAGCGCCGCGTGGCGTTGTGCCGCCTGCTGCTGTCCAAGCCCGACATGCTGCTGCTGGACGAACCCACCAACCACCTGGACGCCGAAAGCGTGGAGTGGCTTGAGCAGTTCCTGCACAAGTTCCCGGGCACCGTCGTGGGCGTGACCCACGATCGCTACTTCCTGGACAACGCGGCCGAATGGATCCTGGAACTGGACCGCGGCTACGGCATCCCCTGGAAGGGCAACTACAGCTCGTGGCTGGAACAGAAGGAAGACCGCCTCAAGCAGGAAGAGTCCTCGGAATCCGCCCGCCAGAAGACCATCAAGAAGGAACTGGAGTGGGTGCGCCAGAACCCGAAGGGACGCCAGGCCAAGGCCAAGGCGCGCCTGGCCCGTTTCGAGGAACTGTCGTCCTACGAGTACCAGAAGCGCAACGAAACCCAGGAAATCTTCATTCCGGTGGGCGAGCGCCTGGGCAACGAGGTCATCGAGTTCAACAACGTCAGCAAGGCCTATGGCGATCGCCTGCTGATCGACAACCTCAGCTTCAAGGTGCCGCCGGGCGCCATCGTGGGCATCATCGGCGCCAACGGCGCCGGTAAGTCGACGCTGTTCCGCATGATCGCGGGCCGCGAGCAGCCGGATTCGGGCGAAGTGAATATCGGCCAGACCGTGAAGCTGGCCTATGTCGACCAGTCGCGCGATGCGCTGGAAGACAAGAAGACGGTGTTCGATGCGGTGGCCGATGGCGCCGACATCCTGACGGTCGGCAAGTTCGAAATGTCGTCGCGTGCCTATCTGGGCCGCTTCAATTTCAAGGGCGGGGACCAGAACAAGGTCGTGGGCCAGCTCTCGGGCGGTGAACGCGGCCGCCTGCACATGGCCAAGACGCTGATCGCCGGCGGCAACGTGCTGCTGCTGGACGAACCGTCCAACGACCTCGACGTGGAAACCCTGCGCGCGCTGGAAGACGCCTTGCTGGAGTTCCCCGGCAGCGTCATGGTGATCAGCCACGATCGCTGGTTCCTGGACCGTATCGCCACGCACATTCTGGCCTTCGAAGGCGATTCGCAAGTGGTGTTCTTTGACGGCAATTACCAAGAGTACGAAGCCGACAAGAAGCGCCGCCTCGGCGAAGAGGGCGCCAAGCCCAAGCGCCTGCGCTACAAGGCCCTGAAGTAA
- a CDS encoding DMT family transporter: MTRPDAPHLPVRYLLFPLLAALIWSVNMIVTKMAAGVIAPAAIGFYRWALAGAVLTPFALPGVWAQRRAVLAHLPKFAVLGGLGMALYQGLAYVAASTTTATNMGFITAMIPLLTVAVVAVVLRERPSFMAMLGGLVSLAGLALLIGEGDPARLLSVGANHGDVLMGLGALAYALYGVLLRRWALPVGPWQSLYVQVAFGILFQLPAFLMAPPSPLNAANVPLVLYAAVFPSLFAPFLWMQGVRHLGPNRASIFLNVMPVFTVAIAAVFLGEKPHLFHIVGGALALAGVMLAQMRTPRFAGRANGTV; the protein is encoded by the coding sequence ATGACGCGCCCCGATGCCCCGCACCTTCCCGTTCGCTACCTGTTGTTCCCGCTGCTGGCGGCCCTGATCTGGTCGGTCAATATGATCGTGACCAAGATGGCGGCCGGCGTGATCGCGCCGGCCGCCATCGGCTTCTACCGCTGGGCGCTGGCGGGGGCCGTGTTGACCCCCTTTGCGTTGCCGGGTGTGTGGGCGCAGCGCCGCGCGGTACTGGCCCATCTGCCGAAGTTCGCCGTGCTGGGCGGGCTGGGCATGGCGCTGTACCAGGGCCTGGCCTACGTGGCGGCGTCCACCACCACCGCGACCAACATGGGCTTCATTACCGCGATGATTCCGCTTCTGACCGTTGCGGTGGTGGCGGTGGTGCTGCGCGAGCGTCCTTCGTTCATGGCGATGCTGGGCGGCCTGGTGTCGCTGGCGGGCCTGGCGCTTCTGATCGGCGAGGGGGATCCGGCCCGGCTGTTGTCCGTGGGCGCCAACCATGGCGACGTGCTGATGGGACTGGGCGCGCTGGCCTATGCGCTGTACGGGGTGCTGCTGCGCCGCTGGGCGCTGCCGGTGGGTCCGTGGCAATCGCTGTACGTGCAGGTCGCGTTCGGGATCCTGTTCCAGCTTCCCGCCTTCCTGATGGCGCCGCCTTCGCCGCTGAATGCCGCCAACGTGCCGCTGGTCCTCTATGCGGCGGTGTTTCCGTCGCTGTTCGCCCCGTTCCTGTGGATGCAGGGCGTGCGGCACCTGGGACCCAACCGCGCCAGCATTTTCCTGAACGTGATGCCGGTGTTCACCGTGGCGATCGCCGCGGTGTTCCTGGGCGAGAAGCCGCATCTCTTTCACATCGTGGGTGGCGCCCTGGCGCTGGCGGGCGTGATGCTGGCGCAGATGCGCACGCCGCGTTTCGCGGGGCGGGCCAACGGGACCGTCTGA
- a CDS encoding AraC family transcriptional regulator, with protein sequence MAHADVPPVLAEHLPYPLACRILHFTPKSRMKRHTSSWAELNFAISGIMEIGINGVSYLSPPQYAIWIPPQVEHCCQNEGEVHYACIDIPAEACAGLPAAPCTLEISPVMRAILADFERRGICYPATPEDRRMAQIVIDQLRQARAYASYLPSTTEPVLAPILAALQGNPGDKRGAAHWASTAGITERTLLRHCQQHLGMSFNEWRQRLRVVCALGMLDEGRPVLAVARDLGYSTPSAFIAMFQRLTGQSPDSARKRSLPAPP encoded by the coding sequence ATGGCTCACGCCGACGTCCCCCCGGTCCTGGCCGAACACCTGCCCTACCCGCTGGCCTGTCGCATCCTGCACTTCACGCCCAAATCGCGCATGAAGCGCCACACTTCCTCGTGGGCCGAACTGAACTTTGCCATTTCCGGCATCATGGAAATCGGCATCAACGGCGTCAGCTACCTGTCGCCCCCGCAGTACGCCATCTGGATACCACCGCAAGTCGAGCACTGCTGCCAGAACGAAGGCGAAGTGCACTACGCCTGCATCGACATCCCGGCCGAGGCCTGTGCAGGCCTGCCCGCCGCGCCCTGCACGCTGGAGATCAGCCCCGTCATGCGGGCGATCCTGGCCGACTTCGAACGGCGCGGCATTTGCTATCCGGCTACGCCGGAAGACCGGCGGATGGCGCAGATCGTCATCGACCAGCTTCGCCAGGCCCGCGCCTACGCCAGCTACCTGCCCTCGACCACCGAACCCGTGCTGGCCCCGATCCTGGCCGCGCTGCAAGGCAATCCCGGCGACAAGCGCGGCGCCGCCCATTGGGCCTCGACCGCCGGCATCACCGAGCGCACCTTGCTGCGCCATTGCCAGCAGCATCTGGGCATGTCGTTCAACGAATGGCGCCAGCGGCTGCGGGTGGTCTGCGCGCTGGGCATGCTGGACGAGGGCCGGCCGGTACTGGCGGTTGCCCGCGACCTCGGCTACAGCACGCCGTCCGCCTTCATCGCCATGTTCCAGCGATTGACCGGCCAATCCCCCGACAGCGCGCGCAAGCGCAGCCTCCCCGCTCCGCCCTGA
- a CDS encoding ABC transporter permease, with protein MRAVLKRWWDSDIAWAWRRAPVAIVATLLLAALLIGSFGAGWVAPHNPFDLTKVELLDALLPPAWEANGQQTYLLGTDSQGRDLYSAILYGTRVSLLIGLASVVLSMLIGIVLGLISGYAGGRIDAFIMRIADVQLSFPAILIALLIDGVARAAVPREMHELIAFPVLIGAIALAGWPQYARTVRGSTLVEKNREYVQAARVIGVASPVIMFRHVLPNVLGPVLVLATVHLATAIITEATLSFLGVGVPPTAPSLGTLIRIGNDFLFSGEWWITIFPGAALVLLVLSVNLLGDWLRDALNPRLN; from the coding sequence CTGCTGGCTGCCCTGTTGATCGGATCCTTCGGGGCTGGCTGGGTGGCGCCGCACAATCCGTTCGACCTGACCAAGGTCGAGCTGCTGGATGCGCTGTTGCCGCCCGCCTGGGAGGCCAATGGCCAGCAGACCTATCTGCTGGGCACGGACAGCCAGGGCCGCGACCTGTACTCGGCGATCCTGTACGGGACGCGCGTGTCGCTGCTGATCGGGCTGGCGTCGGTGGTGCTGTCCATGCTGATCGGCATCGTGCTGGGCCTGATTTCGGGCTATGCCGGTGGCCGCATCGATGCCTTCATCATGCGCATCGCGGATGTGCAGCTGTCGTTCCCCGCCATTCTGATCGCGCTGCTGATCGACGGCGTGGCGCGGGCGGCGGTGCCGCGCGAGATGCATGAGCTGATCGCCTTCCCCGTTCTGATCGGCGCCATCGCGCTGGCCGGCTGGCCCCAGTACGCCCGCACCGTGCGCGGCTCCACGCTGGTGGAGAAGAACCGCGAATATGTGCAGGCGGCGCGCGTGATCGGCGTGGCTTCGCCCGTCATCATGTTCCGCCATGTGCTGCCCAATGTGCTGGGACCGGTGCTGGTGCTGGCCACGGTGCACCTGGCGACAGCCATCATCACCGAGGCGACGCTGTCGTTCCTGGGGGTGGGGGTGCCGCCGACGGCGCCGTCGCTGGGCACGCTGATCCGCATCGGCAACGATTTCCTGTTTTCCGGCGAGTGGTGGATCACCATCTTCCCGGGTGCGGCGCTGGTGCTGCTGGTGCTGTCGGTCAACCTGCTGGGCGACTGGCTGCGCGATGCGCTCAACCCGCGGCTGAATTGA
- the minD gene encoding septum site-determining protein MinD produces the protein MTRIVVVTSGKGGVGKTTTSASFSAGLAMRGHKTAVIDFDVGLRNLDLIMGCERRVVYDFVNVIQGEATLNQALIKDKQLENLFILPASQTRDKDALTQDGVEKVINDLKGMGFDYIVCDSPAGIETGALMAAYFADDALVVTNPEVSSVRDSDRILGILAAKSKRAVDGGEPVKEFLLLTRYNPKRVSDGEMLSLGDIEDILRIKLIGVIPESEAVLQASNQGLPAIHLKETDVSEAYKDVVSRYLGEDKALRFTDYEKPGFLKRLFGGK, from the coding sequence ATGACACGCATTGTTGTGGTGACTTCCGGCAAAGGCGGCGTGGGTAAAACCACGACGAGCGCCAGTTTTTCCGCGGGCCTCGCGATGCGGGGCCACAAAACCGCTGTCATCGACTTCGACGTCGGCCTGCGCAATCTCGACCTCATCATGGGCTGCGAGCGTCGCGTGGTGTACGACTTCGTCAATGTGATCCAGGGCGAAGCCACCCTCAACCAGGCGCTGATCAAGGACAAGCAGCTTGAAAACCTGTTCATCCTGCCCGCCTCGCAAACGCGCGACAAAGACGCGCTGACGCAGGATGGCGTGGAAAAGGTCATCAACGACCTGAAGGGCATGGGTTTCGATTACATCGTCTGCGACTCGCCCGCCGGCATCGAGACGGGCGCGCTGATGGCCGCCTACTTCGCCGACGACGCCCTGGTGGTGACCAATCCGGAAGTCTCGTCGGTGCGCGACTCCGACCGCATCCTGGGCATCCTGGCGGCCAAGTCCAAGCGCGCGGTCGACGGCGGCGAGCCGGTCAAGGAATTCCTGCTCCTCACCCGCTACAACCCCAAGCGCGTGTCCGACGGTGAAATGCTGTCGCTGGGCGACATCGAGGACATCCTGCGCATCAAGCTGATCGGCGTCATTCCGGAATCGGAAGCGGTGCTGCAGGCGTCGAACCAGGGCCTGCCGGCCATCCACCTGAAAGAGACCGACGTCTCCGAAGCCTACAAGGACGTCGTCAGCCGTTACCTGGGCGAAGACAAGGCCCTGCGCTTTACCGATTACGAAAAGCCCGGTTTCCTGAAACGCCTGTTCGGAGGCAAGTAA
- a CDS encoding ABC transporter ATP-binding protein: MSTPLVEVKDAARWFDVSPPWLERKLAGKPKVMLRAVDGVSFEIARGETLALVGESGCGKSTVARMLVGLYGLTRGDIRFDGQPLSRMSEPGGRALRKRLQMIFQDPYASLNPRWRVGRIIAEPMLTHTQMTPDERVARVGDLLRQVGLDPADQGRYPHQFSGGQRQRISIARALAVNPEFLVCDEPTSALDVSVQAQVLNLMKDLQRELGLTYLFISHNLAVVHHVADRVGVMYLGRMVEVAPRDELFARPRHPYTRMLLEAIPDLNGAGKPRTAVAGEVPNPLNPPPGCTFHPRCPHANDRCRAEAPVAMLAGVSVVACHAVEEGRIGG; this comes from the coding sequence ATGAGCACCCCTCTGGTGGAAGTAAAGGACGCGGCGCGCTGGTTCGATGTGTCGCCGCCATGGCTGGAGCGCAAGCTTGCCGGCAAGCCGAAGGTGATGCTGCGGGCGGTGGACGGCGTGTCGTTCGAGATCGCGCGCGGCGAGACGCTGGCGCTGGTGGGCGAATCGGGCTGTGGAAAATCCACGGTGGCCCGGATGCTGGTGGGGCTGTATGGCCTGACCCGTGGAGATATCCGTTTTGACGGCCAGCCGCTGTCGCGCATGTCGGAGCCGGGCGGGCGCGCCCTGCGCAAGCGCTTGCAGATGATTTTCCAGGATCCTTATGCCAGCTTGAATCCGCGCTGGCGGGTGGGCCGCATCATCGCCGAGCCGATGCTGACGCATACGCAGATGACGCCGGACGAGCGCGTGGCGCGGGTTGGCGATCTGCTCCGGCAGGTGGGGTTGGATCCGGCGGATCAGGGGCGCTATCCGCATCAGTTCTCGGGCGGCCAGCGCCAGCGCATTTCGATTGCGCGGGCGTTGGCGGTGAATCCGGAGTTCCTGGTGTGCGATGAGCCGACTTCGGCGCTGGACGTGTCGGTGCAGGCGCAGGTTCTGAACCTGATGAAGGACCTGCAGCGGGAACTGGGGCTGACTTATCTGTTCATTTCCCACAACCTGGCGGTGGTGCATCACGTGGCCGACCGGGTGGGGGTGATGTACCTGGGACGCATGGTGGAAGTGGCGCCGCGCGACGAGTTGTTCGCTCGGCCGCGGCATCCGTATACGCGGATGCTGCTGGAGGCGATTCCGGATCTCAACGGGGCGGGCAAGCCGCGCACCGCGGTGGCGGGGGAGGTGCCCAATCCCTTGAATCCGCCGCCGGGGTGCACGTTCCATCCGCGCTGTCCGCATGCCAATGACCGGTGCCGGGCGGAGGCGCCGGTGGCGATGCTGGCGGGGGTGTCGGTTGTGGCTTGCCATGCGGTTGAGGAGGGGCGGATCGGGGGGTGA
- the minE gene encoding cell division topological specificity factor MinE, with amino-acid sequence MSFLSFLLGQKKSSASVAKERLQIILAHERGRGDSPDYLPQLQQELIAVISKYVKINPEDIKVHLERQDTLEVLEVKIEMPQNET; translated from the coding sequence ATGTCCTTCCTGTCGTTTCTGCTCGGTCAAAAGAAATCTTCCGCTTCCGTCGCCAAAGAACGGTTGCAGATCATCCTGGCCCACGAGCGGGGCCGCGGCGACTCGCCCGACTACCTGCCGCAGTTGCAGCAGGAACTTATCGCGGTCATCTCCAAGTACGTGAAGATCAACCCTGAAGACATCAAGGTGCACCTGGAACGCCAGGACACGCTGGAAGTGTTGGAAGTGAAGATCGAGATGCCGCAGAACGAGACCTGA
- a CDS encoding ABC transporter ATP-binding protein encodes MSALLEVRNLRVEFPTRRGTLRALDDVSFSIKAGEVLGVVGESGAGKSLTGASIIGLLEPPGRIAGGEILLAGRRIDNLPDEQMRRVRGREIGAVFQDPLTSLNPLYTVGRQLAETIVTHLDMTWAQARNRAVELLASTGIPAARERIDHYPHQFSGGMRQRVVIALALAAEPKLVVADEPTTALDVSIQAQIIELLKRLCREQGTAVMLITHDMGVIAETADRVAVMYAGRVAEIGPVADVIHKPRHPYTAGLMGSIPSLEGHKERLVQIDGSMPRLNAIPPGCAFNPRCGQRMPRCVQDRPELMPAGTSRAACWLHDDKVAA; translated from the coding sequence ATGAGCGCACTTCTGGAAGTCCGCAATCTGCGCGTGGAGTTTCCCACGCGCCGCGGCACGCTACGCGCCCTGGACGATGTGTCCTTTTCCATCAAGGCGGGCGAAGTCCTGGGCGTGGTGGGCGAATCCGGCGCCGGCAAATCACTGACCGGCGCATCCATCATCGGCCTGCTTGAACCTCCGGGCCGCATCGCCGGCGGCGAGATCCTGCTGGCGGGCCGCCGCATCGACAACCTTCCCGACGAGCAGATGCGCCGCGTGCGCGGCCGCGAGATCGGGGCGGTGTTTCAGGATCCGCTGACGTCGCTGAATCCGCTGTACACGGTGGGCCGGCAATTGGCGGAAACCATCGTGACTCATCTGGATATGACGTGGGCGCAAGCGCGCAACCGCGCGGTGGAGCTGCTGGCGTCGACCGGCATTCCGGCCGCGCGCGAGCGCATCGACCACTATCCGCATCAGTTCTCGGGCGGCATGCGCCAGCGCGTGGTGATCGCGCTGGCGCTGGCCGCGGAACCGAAGCTGGTGGTGGCCGACGAGCCGACCACCGCGCTGGACGTGTCGATCCAGGCGCAGATCATCGAACTGCTCAAGCGTCTGTGCCGCGAGCAGGGCACGGCGGTCATGCTGATCACGCACGATATGGGCGTGATCGCGGAAACCGCGGACCGGGTGGCGGTGATGTACGCGGGCCGCGTGGCCGAGATCGGGCCGGTGGCGGATGTGATCCACAAGCCGCGCCATCCGTATACGGCGGGGCTGATGGGGTCCATTCCTTCGCTGGAGGGCCACAAGGAGCGGTTGGTGCAGATTGACGGCAGCATGCCGCGGCTCAATGCCATTCCGCCGGGATGCGCCTTCAATCCCCGCTGCGGCCAGCGCATGCCGCGCTGCGTGCAGGACCGTCCCGAGCTGATGCCGGCGGGCACGTCCCGCGCGGCCTGTTGGTTGCATGATGACAAGGTGGCCGCATGA